The sequence CCTACAAGAAATGATTGATCTTCGTATGTTTGAAATGGGCTTAAAAAGAAAAGATTTAGCCACTCTATTGAATACGAGTGCTTCTAGAATCAGTGATTACCTAAACGGGAAGAGAGAAATCACCTTAAATGTCGCAAAAGCTTTGCACCAAAAATTAAATATTGACAGTGATATTATTCTACAATAACGGCATATGGAAAACAAAATCCTATCAAAGGAAAACA is a genomic window of Flagellimonas sp. CMM7 containing:
- a CDS encoding type II toxin-antitoxin system HigA family antitoxin, with product MEKVITHKEYVEANLRLEELIDVVDDNTPTDNPLAKEFMEVTDIIEQYEEIHFPMGLPTLQEMIDLRMFEMGLKRKDLATLLNTSASRISDYLNGKREITLNVAKALHQKLNIDSDIILQ